Proteins found in one Pectobacterium atrosepticum genomic segment:
- a CDS encoding type II toxin-antitoxin system PemK/MazF family toxin: protein MARMPKRGEIWLVNPDPIAGREIAGPHYFLVISVDTVNKETGVTACAAITSGAGSLREKNIVVYIGGGDTEKGKVTGVILCHQLNSLDFQARSAKYIDTVSPQVMADVEITLANILGI, encoded by the coding sequence ATGGCTCGGATGCCAAAAAGAGGTGAAATTTGGTTAGTCAATCCAGATCCAATTGCTGGTAGAGAGATTGCTGGGCCGCATTACTTCCTCGTAATATCGGTTGATACCGTGAACAAAGAAACCGGCGTTACAGCCTGTGCCGCGATAACATCAGGCGCAGGGTCCTTGCGCGAAAAAAACATCGTCGTTTATATCGGCGGTGGTGATACAGAGAAAGGCAAAGTGACTGGAGTGATTCTTTGCCACCAACTGAACTCTCTTGATTTTCAGGCAAGAAGCGCGAAATATATTGATACGGTGTCACCTCAGGTCATGGCTGATGTCGAAATCACACTGGCGAACATATTGGGCATATGA
- a CDS encoding AbrB/MazE/SpoVT family DNA-binding domain-containing protein, giving the protein MESVMNITVEKSIGKSARLRKQGRAIIVTIPKEIALAMNWKEGEDVVLVQDNGALKIMPQTVKPRKRRMSPEELVSDLSTRDIRILREATQPFQQLKPAGQEIF; this is encoded by the coding sequence ATGGAGAGTGTAATGAATATTACAGTTGAAAAATCGATAGGCAAAAGCGCCCGTCTGCGTAAGCAGGGCAGGGCCATCATCGTAACTATTCCTAAAGAAATCGCCCTCGCGATGAACTGGAAAGAAGGCGAAGACGTAGTTCTTGTCCAGGATAATGGTGCACTGAAAATCATGCCGCAGACAGTAAAGCCACGCAAACGCAGGATGTCTCCTGAAGAACTGGTGTCTGATTTAAGTACTCGGGATATCAGGATCTTAAGGGAAGCAACACAGCCATTTCAGCAACTGAAGCCTGCAGGACAGGAGATTTTTTGA
- a CDS encoding conjugal transfer protein TraG produces the protein MTTNSYFEYFLTLLGWVINNGLWNILIGTGLFAAPLAFKIVGIWMKVREEGEDEGNKGMLSLPRIENALYGGFFVMLACCVPLINLSLSTMQYDTSRAKTCGTWTPLSPDESGYSSVVSSLNDQTAAVPFWWAVVHRLSKGVTQAAVATIPCRPDLRQVRFEVQRTNISNPALAEELQDFTNDCYALALYTWKQQDQGATTDKDVLKDIEWLGSSTFRSRYYGELNSKMPRSNFPWSDARDSGRPNTGRGGYPTCNEWWSTADTGLQDRVVNQADPGMWLRLSAALKMMGKSTADYKEAVIRRLVSPQSLNISQGGQVYAGYGGNADFTTMNTVNRFGAIAGGALGSLGAFPAFDAMRQALPMVQAILLMAIYVMLPLILAFGVYEFKVVITLTFVIFALNFLTFWWELARWLDSWLLEALYSSDTHSRFNLAGFQNTSDDLVMTFVMGTMFIVLPAVWVGSLSWAGRDIGAALSNAIGSGVKDARVSASSAGDAASGAIKQAATNRLSK, from the coding sequence ATGACCACAAACAGCTATTTCGAGTATTTTCTGACGCTACTGGGTTGGGTCATTAATAATGGCCTGTGGAACATCCTGATTGGTACCGGACTATTTGCTGCACCTTTGGCCTTTAAAATAGTTGGTATTTGGATGAAGGTCCGAGAAGAAGGAGAGGACGAAGGAAACAAAGGAATGCTATCGCTACCCCGCATCGAAAACGCACTGTACGGTGGGTTCTTTGTGATGTTGGCCTGCTGCGTTCCGTTGATTAATTTGAGCCTGAGTACCATGCAGTACGATACGTCTCGAGCGAAAACGTGTGGAACCTGGACACCATTGTCTCCGGATGAAAGTGGGTATTCGAGCGTAGTGTCCAGCCTTAATGATCAGACTGCTGCGGTACCCTTTTGGTGGGCCGTTGTACACCGCCTGTCAAAAGGGGTAACACAGGCTGCCGTCGCGACCATTCCTTGTCGCCCGGATTTGCGCCAGGTTCGTTTTGAGGTGCAGAGAACCAATATCAGCAATCCGGCGTTGGCTGAAGAGCTTCAGGACTTTACCAACGACTGTTATGCGCTCGCGTTATATACGTGGAAACAGCAAGATCAGGGAGCCACAACGGATAAGGATGTGCTGAAGGACATTGAATGGTTAGGCAGTTCAACGTTTCGTTCCCGTTATTATGGTGAACTGAACTCAAAAATGCCGCGGTCAAATTTTCCCTGGAGCGATGCCAGGGACAGTGGGCGGCCGAATACGGGGCGGGGGGGGTATCCTACATGTAATGAATGGTGGTCCACAGCGGATACCGGTTTGCAGGATAGGGTAGTCAATCAAGCTGACCCAGGCATGTGGCTGCGTCTTTCTGCCGCACTGAAAATGATGGGGAAAAGCACGGCTGACTACAAAGAAGCAGTGATCAGGCGACTGGTGAGTCCTCAGAGCCTAAATATCTCTCAGGGAGGGCAGGTTTATGCGGGCTACGGAGGTAATGCGGACTTCACCACGATGAATACCGTCAATCGGTTTGGTGCTATTGCCGGCGGCGCGTTGGGAAGCCTGGGAGCATTTCCGGCATTTGATGCGATGCGCCAGGCGCTACCAATGGTTCAGGCTATTTTATTGATGGCTATCTACGTCATGTTGCCGCTGATCCTTGCGTTTGGTGTCTATGAATTCAAGGTCGTGATTACCCTAACGTTCGTGATATTCGCGCTGAATTTCCTGACGTTCTGGTGGGAACTGGCTCGGTGGCTCGACAGTTGGCTACTTGAAGCACTGTACAGCTCGGATACCCACAGCAGATTTAATCTGGCAGGGTTTCAAAACACCTCTGACGACCTGGTCATGACTTTTGTGATGGGAACAATGTTCATTGTTCTGCCGGCAGTATGGGTAGGATCATTATCGTGGGCAGGGCGGGATATCGGGGCTGCGTTATCCAACGCAATAGGTAGTGGAGTAAAAGATGCTAGAGTTTCAGCAAGTAGTGCTGGTGATGCTGCTAGTGGGGCAATAAAACAAGCGGCTACAAATAGGTTATCAAAATAA
- a CDS encoding chromosome segregation protein ParM — MRISKNQRDVLFLLYAIEQKKGHQHFVTVTALFSMINKSRSTSLYSNHLRTSCHTLHKNGFFEQYRDEGLKLSYALTEQGRLVASAIYNEMVKQPS, encoded by the coding sequence ATGCGTATTTCAAAAAACCAACGTGATGTCTTATTTCTACTGTATGCAATTGAACAAAAAAAAGGTCATCAACATTTTGTAACCGTGACTGCGCTATTCTCAATGATAAATAAAAGCCGCAGTACATCATTATACTCAAATCACTTAAGAACGTCCTGCCATACTCTACATAAAAATGGTTTTTTTGAACAATACAGAGATGAAGGATTGAAATTGTCATATGCGTTAACAGAACAAGGAAGATTGGTTGCTTCAGCGATTTACAATGAAATGGTCAAACAACCATCTTGA
- a CDS encoding DNA-binding protein, producing the protein MAKLNKNLVTLARDGSGSFKTLNDRMKIADRFAERLKRLNVQIRDAKNIKPRHIEMYIRSRQEEKISIRTLQNEMSAIRSILRAAGKTIMAKPEHESLSNRALGIFGASRDGSKVAIPDSIYQSILEKVSAADKGAGAAMELSRLLGLRTEETIQSVKSLKTWQKALQNGDEKVRIVFGTKGGRPRDTTIIERDRLISAVNNAIHVASENNGRLINRPALHLAIEQYRNIVRDAGLVGKYAPHSLRYAYTQDATKLHLKNGFSKEEADALVSMDLGHGDGRGRYVARVYNKVDPSQ; encoded by the coding sequence ATGGCTAAGTTAAATAAGAATCTTGTGACGTTAGCGCGGGACGGTAGTGGCAGTTTTAAAACACTCAATGACCGTATGAAAATAGCCGATCGTTTTGCGGAAAGGTTAAAACGCTTGAATGTGCAGATTAGGGATGCAAAGAATATTAAGCCTCGTCATATTGAAATGTATATCAGAAGCCGTCAGGAAGAGAAAATTTCAATCAGGACATTGCAAAATGAAATGTCAGCAATACGATCCATTTTGCGTGCAGCGGGTAAGACCATTATGGCCAAACCAGAGCATGAGAGTTTGAGTAATAGAGCGTTAGGAATCTTTGGTGCAAGTCGTGACGGTTCAAAGGTTGCTATTCCAGACAGTATATATCAAAGCATTTTAGAAAAAGTAAGTGCGGCCGATAAAGGCGCAGGTGCAGCAATGGAATTATCCCGTCTTCTTGGTTTACGGACTGAGGAAACCATTCAGTCAGTTAAATCCCTTAAAACATGGCAGAAGGCGTTGCAAAATGGTGATGAGAAAGTTCGCATTGTTTTTGGTACTAAAGGAGGGCGGCCAAGAGATACCACCATTATTGAAAGGGACAGGTTAATCAGTGCAGTGAATAATGCAATACATGTTGCGAGCGAAAATAACGGTCGATTGATTAATCGTCCTGCTTTGCATTTAGCAATTGAACAGTATCGTAATATCGTTAGGGATGCAGGGCTTGTCGGAAAATATGCACCTCATAGCCTTAGGTATGCCTATACCCAAGATGCAACAAAGCTACATCTTAAAAATGGATTTAGTAAAGAAGAGGCTGACGCATTAGTCTCTATGGATTTAGGTCACGGTGATGGGCGAGGCCGTTATGTTGCTCGTGTTTATAATAAAGTTGATCCCTCGCAGTGA
- a CDS encoding restriction endonuclease, producing the protein MKLDELFHVRNGIVSSGLNIQSGPFFGSIPYLRPANTQQRTISGWISKSDVEGKNIYPEGSLFVSTNGEGSHTYSYVSSFEFACNSDVSILIPKIDMGLRDKIFYARCITMNRYLFSYGRKPKGKRLKEIEIPNAVPDWVKDINTNETLSVLDDFKNNTEFPFNEKSERKLDFVPVNSLFDVRYGHSLELNRLDLLSRRDGGIPFVSRKMGGNGISSYVAPIDSIPPAPAGELTCALSGNGVLSTFYQETPFYTGFHVACLRPLFEMSREELLYYCSCIWQNRNKFSYGRQANRTLKDLLVPSRDSVPHWVYGALSRITEQVISSSAR; encoded by the coding sequence ATGAAGCTTGATGAATTATTTCATGTCCGTAACGGTATTGTTAGCTCTGGGCTAAATATACAGTCAGGGCCTTTCTTTGGATCAATACCCTATTTGCGCCCTGCCAATACCCAGCAACGCACAATCTCCGGATGGATATCAAAATCGGATGTTGAAGGAAAAAATATTTATCCTGAGGGGAGTTTGTTTGTTTCAACTAATGGTGAGGGGAGTCATACATATTCTTATGTATCTTCATTCGAGTTTGCATGTAATAGTGATGTTTCAATACTTATACCTAAAATAGATATGGGTCTTAGAGATAAAATATTCTATGCACGATGCATAACAATGAATCGCTACCTGTTTTCATATGGAAGGAAGCCTAAAGGAAAACGGTTGAAAGAAATTGAAATTCCTAATGCAGTACCAGATTGGGTGAAAGATATAAATACGAATGAAACCTTAAGTGTTTTAGATGATTTTAAAAATAACACTGAGTTTCCCTTTAATGAAAAGTCAGAGAGAAAATTGGATTTTGTTCCTGTTAATAGTTTATTTGATGTGCGTTATGGACATTCTCTTGAGTTAAATAGACTTGATTTATTGAGTCGACGTGATGGTGGTATTCCATTTGTATCGAGGAAGATGGGGGGGAATGGTATATCCTCTTACGTGGCACCAATTGACTCTATACCGCCTGCACCTGCAGGAGAATTAACATGCGCTTTAAGTGGTAATGGTGTGTTATCTACCTTTTATCAGGAAACCCCATTTTATACGGGTTTTCATGTGGCTTGTCTTCGGCCGCTATTTGAAATGTCTCGCGAGGAGTTATTATATTATTGTTCATGTATATGGCAAAATCGCAATAAATTTAGTTATGGACGGCAGGCTAACCGAACACTTAAAGATCTATTAGTGCCATCACGGGACTCAGTTCCTCACTGGGTTTACGGGGCATTATCTCGGATAACTGAACAGGTTATAAGTAGTTCAGCTCGTTAA
- a CDS encoding SAM-dependent DNA methyltransferase, which produces MANERVTEGLVRDTLRGLGYYGADNGISIEEQKSEISRVKTLLSKASKNAKGNAGYPEFIISNLKDTAFLIVFECKHDVRKHESQTGNKPVEFAVDGVLHYAKHLAKDYTVVAVAVSGETASSMKISSFLVPAGTTETKILTNESGAPVMELLPFDDYYRLASFDPDVAKKRHADLLAFSRELHELIWAKAKVSEEDKPLLVSGTLIALMNVTFMKTFDSLPAGELQDAWLGAIKKELDKAEIPQAKKDTMLQPYTSIAVHPNLGRPDSRTAKEHPGGVFKEIIRRICENVWPYINIYHDFDVVGQFYGEFLKYTAGDKKALGIVLTPGHISELFSLLANVGPESRVLDICAGTGGFLISAMQHMLKKAVTEAQRQDIRRNRLIGIENSPKMFALAASNMILRGDGKANLHQASCFDDAIIRSVKGMKPNVGMLNPPYAQSKSDAELHELYFVKQMLNCLQPGSIGIAIVPMSCAISPNPVREELLKHHTLDAVMSMPPELFNSVGVVTCIMVWIAGQPHEYSDRKTWFGYWRDDGFVKTKHKGRIDINHRWPDIRDRWVAMYRNREIHPGESATYKVSSTDEWCAEAYIETDYTLLTKEIFEQDIKRFLLFNLMLDVQGSPEIGRGDDDEA; this is translated from the coding sequence ATGGCAAATGAGCGAGTAACGGAAGGGTTGGTACGAGATACGTTAAGGGGGCTTGGTTACTATGGAGCAGACAACGGGATCAGCATTGAAGAGCAAAAGTCTGAAATATCCAGAGTTAAAACTTTGTTATCTAAAGCAAGTAAAAATGCAAAAGGGAACGCAGGATACCCTGAATTTATTATTTCTAACCTGAAAGATACGGCATTTCTCATTGTCTTCGAGTGTAAACATGATGTGAGAAAGCACGAAAGCCAGACTGGAAATAAACCTGTTGAATTCGCTGTAGATGGTGTCTTGCACTATGCCAAACATCTGGCAAAGGACTACACCGTTGTTGCTGTCGCCGTCAGTGGTGAAACAGCCAGCTCGATGAAAATCTCCAGCTTCTTGGTTCCTGCAGGAACGACAGAAACGAAAATTCTTACCAATGAATCAGGTGCTCCAGTGATGGAGCTGCTTCCGTTTGATGATTATTACCGATTGGCTTCTTTTGACCCCGATGTTGCGAAAAAACGCCATGCTGATCTGCTTGCCTTCTCCCGTGAGCTTCATGAACTCATATGGGCTAAAGCTAAAGTTTCCGAAGAAGATAAGCCTTTGTTGGTCAGTGGAACGTTAATCGCACTAATGAATGTCACGTTCATGAAGACATTTGACAGCCTGCCTGCAGGGGAGTTGCAAGATGCCTGGTTGGGGGCGATTAAAAAAGAACTGGATAAGGCAGAGATCCCCCAGGCGAAAAAAGACACGATGTTGCAGCCGTACACCTCTATAGCAGTACACCCCAATCTGGGTCGTCCTGACAGTAGAACGGCAAAAGAGCATCCTGGAGGCGTGTTTAAAGAGATTATTCGGAGAATTTGTGAAAATGTCTGGCCGTATATCAACATTTATCATGATTTTGATGTTGTTGGCCAGTTTTATGGCGAGTTCTTAAAGTACACCGCTGGTGATAAAAAAGCACTCGGTATCGTACTGACACCTGGGCATATCTCAGAATTGTTCTCTTTGCTGGCAAATGTCGGGCCTGAGTCGCGGGTCCTGGATATATGTGCCGGCACGGGCGGTTTTCTGATTTCAGCCATGCAACACATGCTTAAAAAGGCGGTGACAGAAGCGCAACGCCAGGATATTCGTCGTAATAGACTGATAGGAATAGAAAACAGTCCAAAAATGTTTGCTCTGGCTGCTTCCAATATGATCCTCCGTGGTGATGGCAAAGCCAACCTGCACCAGGCCAGTTGTTTTGATGATGCGATAATTCGCTCAGTAAAAGGCATGAAGCCTAATGTTGGAATGCTAAACCCACCTTATGCGCAATCGAAAAGTGATGCGGAACTCCATGAGCTGTATTTTGTGAAGCAGATGCTGAATTGCCTTCAGCCTGGCTCTATCGGTATTGCTATTGTTCCAATGTCTTGTGCCATTTCTCCTAATCCGGTAAGAGAAGAATTACTGAAACATCATACCCTCGATGCCGTAATGTCGATGCCGCCAGAATTGTTTAATTCAGTGGGAGTTGTTACTTGCATTATGGTGTGGATTGCAGGCCAGCCTCATGAATATTCAGATCGGAAAACCTGGTTTGGCTATTGGCGAGATGATGGCTTTGTTAAAACCAAACATAAAGGGCGAATTGATATTAATCATCGTTGGCCTGATATTCGTGACCGTTGGGTTGCAATGTATCGTAATCGTGAAATACACCCTGGCGAAAGTGCAACATATAAAGTGTCATCAACTGATGAATGGTGTGCTGAAGCTTATATCGAAACAGATTATACCCTTTTGACTAAAGAAATATTTGAGCAAGATATTAAAAGATTTTTGCTTTTTAATTTAATGCTTGATGTGCAAGGTAGTCCTGAGATTGGTCGGGGAGACGATGATGAAGCTTGA